ATGAACTGCCGGCTTTGAGTCTTTTTCTATAGTTCAGGCGAAAATTATTGCTTTGGCTCGAAGTATTCGATTCATTTTTCTCATTAAAGGAGCTAACAGCAGCACCAGTGCCATCTTTGGTGGCACTTTCCGACTGACTTAAACTGAAATTATTTGACCAATTTCCGTTGGTCTGTAGTTCTAAATTTTGAGTTGAATCCAGTCGCATGGAGAGATTGGATCTGACGCCATTGCTTCTTGCGCTATTTTCGTTGTAATTTTTGCTATTTCGTTCTAAGATCGAGTTATCAGGGAGAATGTTTTTGTTGTAATTTTCCGATTGATTTTTGTTGCTACTGTTATTGTAATTATAATTCGCATTTACCTTTAAAGCCTTTTTGAGAAACTGATTTTCGTAGTTAGCGCCGAGAGATGTGTTCAGTGGTTGCCCCGTGATCTGGTTGTTCATCCGCAAAGAGCCTTCACGACTATTAGAGCTCCCCATATTATTGTGATTGGCGGTGATGCCAATCCGTTCCGTCTGGTTAAATTTGGCTGCAAATAAGTTTCCAGCGTAGAGCTCCTTGGTACCACCTAATAGCTCTGCATTTCCGAAGATACCTTTTCTGGCCTTTTCTTTTAACACCACATTGACTGTCTGAATACGTACACCGTCATCTATACCCGATAGTTCGGCTTCTTCTGATTTTTTCTCATACAATTGTACTTTGTCTACTGCATCGGCCCGGACATTGCGTATGGCAATTTTAGGGTCATAACCAAAAAATTCTTCGCCATCAATAAAGACTTTCTGTACTGCTTTGCCCTGAGCGGTGATATTTCCATCTCCAGACACCGTGAAACCAGGCAATCGTCGAAAAAGATCTTCGAGCTTTGCGTTTTTCTCGGTTGCGAAACTTGCTGCATCATATTCTATCGTATCTCCCTTGAGTGTGATGGGCAGTCTACGTGTAATGATAACTTCTTCAAGGACATTTTTTTGCGAATTGATCTTAATGTCGTTGAGGTCGATTTCCTTATCCTTGATGTCGATGGTGTCACTATAAAGTTCAAACTTTGGGTAGGTCGCTAAAAGTATATAGCTGCCGGGTTTAATATTTTTGATCAGAAATTTCCCTTCCTCATTGGCTCTGTTAAAATAACGAAGCACAGAGTCTTTATTCAATAGGATGATTGAGGCATTGGTCAATGGCTTATTGTCAGCTTTATCTAAAATTTTCCCCTTTATGCTTGTCTGGGAATAAGCTGTGCTGATAACAAAAAATAATAGGAATAATTGAATTAATCTTTTCATTTACTGGTTGTATGTGCCAAAGATAATTTAGTTAATTGTTAATAAATGTGAAATTATTGTCAAGGAGTGTAAAATCTTTGGTATAGAGATTTTTGACAAAGTAGGATCTAAAAATTACCTTTGCACAAAATTGATGTTATGACGTTTGAAAATTATTTGCAACAATTCGAAGATATATTGAATCACCCTGAAAATCACCCCACCTATCAGGATGACGAGTACTATCAATACACTAAAATGAACTGGACAAGGATGGGCCGTTGGTTAAAACGTTTTGAACCAAATGAGGCTTTTCAACAGTTTATTGACACGATTTCGGAACGACAACAATGGATCATTATTACGGAGCCTTGGTGTGGCGATGCGGCACACTCTGTTCCAATGCTTGCTAAGATGGCTGCCCAAAATCCCAATATTACTGTCGATATCCAGTTGCGTGATAGCGCTCCCTTTTTAATAGATTCGTATTTAACAAATGGCGGGAAATCAATCCCGATTCTAGTAATCCGAAATCAGGATGGTGCAGATTTAGCTGTCTGGGGACCACGACCAAAGGGCTGTCAAGACCTATTCTTGAGTTTGAAGGAACAAGGGAAAGATTTCTCTGATATTAAAGAAGAGATTCAAAAATGGTATAATACGGATAAGGGAGCGGAGATCCAAAAGGAGATTCAGGCGCTTTTGCAGAAATAGAAGAAAGCTGATAAAAAGGAAGAACTAGATTCACTCGATTTGGTTCTTCCTTTTTATGGCCTCTTTCTATAAAGGTTTATTTTTGGAAACCTAGTTATTGTTTTATACTGCTCTTTGCCTCCAGTAGTATTACAATTTTATTAAACCCTTTTTTTCTCGCGTGCTGGAGCGGTGTTACACCTTCGTCGTCGGCGATATTTTTATCGCTGTTGGCGTCCAGTAGTATCTGGACAATATCCACATATTTTTGACTGCCATCTCCAAGTATAATTGCCTCTAATAGTGCGGTCCAGCCCAGTCTATTGATATGGTCAATAGGGAACCCTTTTGTATTAGCTAATAGTCTTACGGTCTCCACATGACCGCGTTCGCAGGCCGGAATAAGTGCTGTACCATTATACCGATTGAAAATCTTGAAATCCGCACCGTGATCAAGGTAAAGTTTAACCAGTTCAGTATAGCCTGAAGCGCCAGCATAGAGAAAAGGGCTGTCCAAGATATTGTCCTGCTGATTCACATTCGCACCATATTGAATAAGTAATTTCGCCATAGCGAGGTCTTTCTTCTCTGTGGCGATCAACAACAGCGGTTTTGAATCCTTACCTTTTTGGTTTGCACTAGATCCATTGTCCAATAGTGTTTTTACGGTGTTAATCTGGCCCTTGGAAACGGCTTCAATAATGTCGGTCGGGGCGATATTGTCTTGATTTGTTGTGTCCATACTCTTGCACTGTACTGAAAGTGTTGATATGATAGCGAGTAACGCTATCTTAACGTATAAATTTTTCATTTTGATGAATGGATTAATAATCTTTATTATTCTTTTAGTTTCTTTGTATTCGCTTTTTGATATACTACAAATTTAGGTAGAAACTAAGTGGTTGTTTTGTTAGATTTATATTGATTATTGTCAAATTTATATATAAATCTAACTGTTAGTAGTTGAAAATGAGTAAACTTAAATTAAGGATATATGAATATTGAAGATCTAAGAGATTATTGCTTGTCCATTGGACCGGTTACAGAGGAGACGCCTTTCGGACCAGATACGTTGGTATTTAAGGTCGGGGGTAAGATATTTTTATTGGTCGGATTAGATCAGATCGATATACTGCGATTTAATGTAAAATGCGATCCTAAGAAAGCTGTGGAACTCAGGGAAAGATATGATCAGACTGTATTTCCGGGGTATCATATGAATAAAAAACACTGGAATACAGTCATTGCGAATCGGGAACTGAATGATCGGGCACTGGAAGAACTTGTCTTGCACAGTTATAGCCTGATTGTTGAAAGCTTGCCGGCTAAAGTTAAACAGGAACTTAAAAGTAGTTAATATCCTTCTGAAGTGTAAAGAATTAGTTGCTTAGAAAGAAAAGGTGATAGAAATGACTTTTCTTGAGAGCTATAATGGTAGCTTTGCGATCATTTCAATGCATAATTAACAGCATTGGGAATATATTTACACTAATACTATTTTTTATGAAACAAAGACGAATTTACCTTTGGGTAATTTGTTTTATGCTACTTTTTAGTCTGGGGAGTTGCATAAAGGAGGAAGCATTAAATGCTGAAGCGGATATTGAAGGAGCTACTATTACTCAGAGTGACCAATTTTTAAAGAGAAAACCTTCCATTGATAATAATACAGTTGTTTTTCCGCTAAAACGTTTCACGGGAAGTTATGTGCATTCGCCCGAATTTGTATTAACTCCAGGAGCGACAATAGAGCCGAAAAGCGGAACCCAACTTGATTTCACTGAACCACAGAAATACACGGTTACTTCTGAGGATGGCGCTTGGTCCAAGACCTATACTGTTTCATTTGTTATTGATGAAGGCGCAGATTTGTATTCAGCGTTTGAATATGCTGAAGTTGTAGATACCGATAGTCCTGAAGGACACTACCATAAATTTTATGAATTAACAAAACTTGGACAGAAGACATATAGCTGGGCAACTGCAAATGATGGCTATAATATTCTGGCTGAAACACTTTTGGAAGAAGGAGAGGAATTGGTTCCCGGTTTTTATCCAACATCCCAAATCGCCGATGGGTATATTGGCAAAGGTGCGCGGCTTGTAACCAAGAGTACAGGCTCTTTAGGTGGGATTTTCGGTACCCCTCTGGCTGCTGGTAATTTATTCTTAGGAGCATTTCAAACCACTTTCCCGACGATCAAATCTCCACATTTTGGCATATTGTATGAGGAAAAAACTGCGCCATTAGCTATAAAAGGCTTTTTTAAATATAAAGCTGGTGAAAAATTTGTTGTCAATAATAAGCCATCATCACTCACCAAGGATACTTGGGATGGTTATGCCCTCTTATTTGAAAGAGCTTTACCGCCCAATGACGACTTTTTGTCGGGTGACCATGGATTTGTTGATAAGCGAATAGTCGCAATAGCACGGGTCGGGGCCAAAGAACAGATCGAAACTAACGAATGGACCGCATTTAGCTTGCCATTTTCTTTTGTAAATGGTAAATCATTTGATCCCAATAAAGAATATATGTATACGATTGTATTCAGCTCGAGTAAAGAGGGGGACAAATTTAACGGCGCAGTAGGGAGTACATTACTTATTGATGAAGTAGAACTTGTCGTCGATGATGCCAAATAATCATTGGTTCATATGCTGAATACAGCAATATGGTGTAATTGCTAACTAGGTGAATTTTTACAAGGGTGCTTGTGTGAGGAAAGGTAGGTTCTAAGAATATAGGGCACTGATTTCTGAAGACAAACATACATCA
The window above is part of the Sphingobacterium sp. ML3W genome. Proteins encoded here:
- a CDS encoding MmcQ/YjbR family DNA-binding protein, whose product is MNIEDLRDYCLSIGPVTEETPFGPDTLVFKVGGKIFLLVGLDQIDILRFNVKCDPKKAVELRERYDQTVFPGYHMNKKHWNTVIANRELNDRALEELVLHSYSLIVESLPAKVKQELKSS
- a CDS encoding thioredoxin family protein: MTFENYLQQFEDILNHPENHPTYQDDEYYQYTKMNWTRMGRWLKRFEPNEAFQQFIDTISERQQWIIITEPWCGDAAHSVPMLAKMAAQNPNITVDIQLRDSAPFLIDSYLTNGGKSIPILVIRNQDGADLAVWGPRPKGCQDLFLSLKEQGKDFSDIKEEIQKWYNTDKGAEIQKEIQALLQK
- a CDS encoding ankyrin repeat domain-containing protein, producing MKNLYVKIALLAIISTLSVQCKSMDTTNQDNIAPTDIIEAVSKGQINTVKTLLDNGSSANQKGKDSKPLLLIATEKKDLAMAKLLIQYGANVNQQDNILDSPFLYAGASGYTELVKLYLDHGADFKIFNRYNGTALIPACERGHVETVRLLANTKGFPIDHINRLGWTALLEAIILGDGSQKYVDIVQILLDANSDKNIADDEGVTPLQHARKKGFNKIVILLEAKSSIKQ
- a CDS encoding PCMD domain-containing protein — translated: MKQRRIYLWVICFMLLFSLGSCIKEEALNAEADIEGATITQSDQFLKRKPSIDNNTVVFPLKRFTGSYVHSPEFVLTPGATIEPKSGTQLDFTEPQKYTVTSEDGAWSKTYTVSFVIDEGADLYSAFEYAEVVDTDSPEGHYHKFYELTKLGQKTYSWATANDGYNILAETLLEEGEELVPGFYPTSQIADGYIGKGARLVTKSTGSLGGIFGTPLAAGNLFLGAFQTTFPTIKSPHFGILYEEKTAPLAIKGFFKYKAGEKFVVNNKPSSLTKDTWDGYALLFERALPPNDDFLSGDHGFVDKRIVAIARVGAKEQIETNEWTAFSLPFSFVNGKSFDPNKEYMYTIVFSSSKEGDKFNGAVGSTLLIDEVELVVDDAK